A genome region from Arthrobacter agilis includes the following:
- a CDS encoding NAD-dependent epimerase/dehydratase family protein: protein MRVAVTGSNGKLGRSVVRGLREAGHHVLELDQHGERSPDFLRIDLRDYGQVVDALLGVEDRHSGFDAVVHLGAIPAPGLQADVATFHNNMTATYNVFQACRRAGIRRIVYASSETVLGLPFDTPPPYIPVDEEYPARPESTYSLVKHLEEQLAIELTRWDPQLSITALRFSNVMDPEDYAEFPSFDADATARKWNLWGYIDGRDGAQAVAKALANAAPGFDRFIIAAADTVMTRTSADLAAEVFPDVDVRREVSGTETLLSIDKARRVLGFDPRHSWRDHV from the coding sequence CTGCGGGTCGCCGTCACCGGCTCGAACGGCAAGCTGGGCCGCAGCGTGGTGCGCGGACTCCGTGAGGCCGGGCACCACGTCCTGGAACTGGACCAGCACGGCGAGCGCAGCCCCGACTTCCTGCGGATCGACCTGCGGGACTACGGACAGGTGGTCGACGCGCTCCTCGGCGTGGAGGACAGGCACAGCGGATTCGACGCCGTCGTGCACCTCGGGGCCATCCCGGCGCCGGGGCTGCAGGCCGACGTGGCCACCTTCCACAACAACATGACGGCCACCTACAACGTCTTCCAGGCGTGCCGCCGCGCGGGGATCAGGCGGATCGTCTACGCCTCGAGCGAGACCGTCCTCGGGCTGCCGTTCGACACCCCTCCGCCCTACATCCCCGTGGACGAGGAGTACCCGGCCCGCCCCGAGAGCACCTATTCGCTGGTCAAGCACCTCGAGGAGCAACTGGCCATCGAGCTGACGCGCTGGGACCCGCAGCTGAGCATCACGGCGCTGCGGTTCTCGAACGTCATGGATCCGGAGGACTATGCGGAGTTCCCGTCCTTCGACGCGGACGCCACCGCCCGCAAGTGGAACCTGTGGGGCTACATCGACGGACGCGACGGCGCGCAGGCCGTGGCGAAGGCCCTGGCGAACGCCGCCCCGGGGTTCGACCGCTTCATCATCGCCGCGGCCGACACCGTCATGACGCGCACGAGTGCGGACCTCGCGGCGGAGGTGTTCCCCGACGTCGACGTGAGGCGTGAGGTGAGCGGCACCGAGACCCTGCTCTCGATCGACAAGGCACGGCGCGTGCTGGGGTTCGACCCCCGCCACAGCTGGCGCGACCACGTCTAG
- a CDS encoding aldo/keto reductase family protein, producing MDFRYLGNSGFKISEITYGNWLTHGSQVENDVATQCVRAALDVGITTFDTADVYANTAAETVLGEALKGERRQSLEIFTKVWGPTGPKGHNDVGLSRKHIMESIDGSLQRLQTDYVDLYQAHRYDYATPLEETMQAFADIVRQGKALYIGVSEWTAQQIRDGHALAKDLGFQLISNQPQYSMLWRVIDGEVVPTSEELGLSQIVWSPVAQGVLTGKYKPGQQPEQGTRASDDKGGADMIKRWMSDEVLTGVQKLAPIADGVGLTMAQLAIAWVLQNPNVASAIIGASRPEQVESNAAAAGVKLEDDVLKAIDDAIGDLAETDVAKTVSPATRPA from the coding sequence ATGGACTTCAGATACCTCGGCAACAGCGGATTCAAGATCTCGGAAATCACCTACGGCAACTGGCTGACCCACGGGTCACAGGTGGAGAACGACGTGGCGACACAGTGTGTGCGGGCAGCACTCGATGTCGGCATCACCACGTTCGACACGGCGGACGTGTACGCGAACACGGCGGCGGAGACGGTTCTCGGCGAGGCCCTGAAGGGTGAGCGGCGGCAGTCGCTCGAGATCTTCACGAAGGTCTGGGGTCCCACGGGCCCCAAGGGTCATAACGACGTCGGACTGTCCCGCAAGCACATCATGGAGTCGATCGACGGCTCCCTCCAGCGCCTGCAGACCGATTACGTGGACCTGTACCAGGCACACCGGTACGACTACGCGACGCCCCTCGAGGAGACGATGCAGGCGTTCGCGGACATCGTCCGCCAGGGCAAGGCCCTCTACATCGGGGTCAGCGAGTGGACCGCGCAGCAGATCCGCGACGGACACGCCCTCGCGAAGGATCTCGGCTTCCAGCTGATCTCCAACCAGCCGCAGTACTCCATGCTCTGGCGGGTCATCGACGGCGAGGTCGTCCCCACCTCCGAGGAACTGGGACTGTCGCAGATCGTCTGGTCGCCGGTGGCCCAGGGCGTGCTGACGGGCAAGTACAAGCCGGGCCAGCAGCCCGAGCAGGGTACCCGCGCCTCGGACGACAAGGGCGGCGCCGACATGATCAAGCGCTGGATGAGCGACGAGGTCCTCACCGGCGTGCAGAAGCTCGCACCCATCGCCGACGGTGTCGGCCTCACCATGGCGCAGCTCGCCATCGCCTGGGTGCTGCAGAACCCGAACGTCGCCTCCGCCATCATCGGCGCATCCCGCCCCGAGCAGGTCGAGTCGAACGCGGCCGCCGCGGGCGTGAAGCTCGAGGACGACGTCCTGAAGGCCATCGACGACGCGATCGGCGACCTCGCCGAGACCGATGTGGCGAAGACGGTCTCCCCCGCGACCAGGCCGGCCTGA
- a CDS encoding lipid II:glycine glycyltransferase FemX → MTTRFATPDEIARWNSIIRDNPDGGNVMQGREFAEQKRATGWTPVYLMMDGTALTVLQKTVLPLGRYWYVPKGPGVRDAAALVALLPELKAFAARRGVFGIKVDPELPADPAVAATLEAAGLMRTVNVQPNVSTVILDISGDLESIEASFGSKTRYNIRAARKAGVETRVVEVDDENCRIFYRLLDETAEGSFSIRSEEYYTAFWQRHARAQAGAFLFAYVDGDVVSADFIMVLGAKASRKDAASTRKRTVRGASALLEVAAIEWLKTRGVTEYDLCGAPPSSEAKNKDHEHYGIGMFKTGFNSTITDFVGTFDLPVRPLQHRAWLRIGERAALKIHRMRHHESWY, encoded by the coding sequence ATGACTACCCGCTTCGCGACGCCCGACGAGATAGCCCGTTGGAACAGCATCATCAGGGATAATCCGGACGGCGGGAACGTGATGCAGGGGCGGGAATTCGCCGAGCAGAAGCGTGCTACGGGCTGGACCCCGGTCTACCTGATGATGGACGGGACCGCGCTCACGGTGCTGCAGAAGACCGTCCTCCCGCTCGGCCGCTACTGGTACGTCCCCAAGGGCCCGGGCGTCCGCGACGCCGCAGCCCTCGTCGCGCTGCTGCCCGAGCTGAAGGCATTCGCCGCCCGCCGGGGCGTGTTCGGCATCAAGGTGGACCCGGAACTCCCCGCCGATCCCGCCGTGGCGGCGACCCTCGAGGCCGCGGGCCTGATGCGCACCGTCAACGTCCAGCCCAACGTGTCGACGGTGATCCTCGACATCTCCGGCGACCTCGAGAGCATCGAGGCGTCCTTCGGCTCGAAGACCCGCTACAACATCCGTGCTGCCCGCAAGGCCGGCGTCGAGACGCGCGTGGTGGAGGTCGACGACGAGAACTGCCGCATCTTCTACCGCCTGCTCGACGAGACGGCGGAGGGCAGCTTCTCGATCCGCAGTGAGGAGTACTACACCGCCTTCTGGCAGCGCCACGCCCGTGCCCAGGCAGGGGCCTTCCTGTTCGCCTACGTGGACGGCGACGTGGTGTCCGCGGACTTCATCATGGTGCTCGGCGCGAAGGCCAGCCGCAAGGACGCCGCCAGCACACGCAAGCGCACCGTCCGGGGAGCCAGCGCGCTGCTCGAGGTGGCAGCGATCGAGTGGCTCAAGACCCGCGGGGTCACGGAGTACGACCTCTGTGGCGCGCCGCCGTCGAGCGAGGCGAAGAACAAGGACCACGAGCACTACGGCATCGGCATGTTCAAGACCGGGTTCAACTCCACCATCACCGACTTCGTGGGCACCTTCGACCTCCCCGTCAGGCCCCTCCAGCACCGCGCCTGGCTGCGGATCGGCGAACGGGCCGCCCTGAAGATCCACCGCATGCGCCACCACGAGAGCTGGTACTGA
- a CDS encoding threonine/serine exporter family protein: MPPRRPAAAPKGPRQGRQRQPVARPTDALPTTPRSVPSSTRPNAAARTMLRRLVQGEAPPTQAMSIVERLAGSPYANPMIHVGGPDASARKALDFALNLAETMFRYGAGALEVESSIIAVTAAFGLDHIEVDITNQSVVINYSARDQTPTTVLRVVRSWTNNYAGLTAIHRLVSDIADGGVSRTEAAQRLDEIIHRPKPFPRWMVTGAFGIFAAAIVAFVGGSPLASLIGFASCILVDLVSRKLGEWRVPEFFSVATSSALVTLIALLFWWLHVPISPALVVVGGILLLLPTGRLVSATQDAINGFPVTAAGRFLSAVLVFAALVAGIAVALVAGAALGIPELEVLESSGSRYPWPVVAVLTFVAVAMICVAEQTDVKLVIPTSLVAVAGYLLMISAMTAGVGYRLAPALAAILIGALSRVVALRLGAPQLVVAVPAVLFLYPGLTIFRSMYMLTIDSEVASDGAFGLFNALTIVLAVAAGVVLGDNLARPFTRKLSSNERQRNRRR; this comes from the coding sequence ATGCCGCCGCGGCGTCCGGCCGCCGCTCCGAAGGGCCCACGCCAGGGCCGGCAGCGGCAACCCGTTGCGCGGCCGACCGACGCGCTGCCCACCACGCCCCGTAGCGTGCCGTCGTCGACCCGTCCCAACGCGGCCGCCCGCACCATGCTCCGGCGCCTCGTCCAGGGCGAGGCCCCGCCCACCCAGGCCATGAGCATCGTGGAGCGGCTCGCCGGGAGCCCGTATGCGAACCCCATGATCCACGTCGGCGGCCCGGACGCCAGTGCACGCAAGGCCCTGGACTTCGCGCTCAACCTCGCCGAGACCATGTTCCGGTACGGCGCGGGAGCCCTCGAGGTCGAGAGCAGCATCATCGCGGTCACCGCGGCCTTCGGCCTCGACCACATCGAGGTGGACATCACCAACCAGTCAGTGGTGATCAACTATTCGGCGAGGGACCAGACGCCGACGACCGTCCTGCGGGTGGTGCGCTCCTGGACGAACAACTACGCCGGCCTCACGGCCATCCACCGGCTGGTCTCCGACATCGCCGACGGCGGTGTCTCGCGCACCGAGGCCGCGCAGCGGCTCGACGAGATCATCCACCGGCCCAAGCCCTTCCCGCGCTGGATGGTCACGGGGGCGTTCGGGATCTTCGCGGCAGCCATCGTCGCGTTCGTCGGCGGGAGCCCGCTCGCGTCACTGATCGGGTTCGCCAGCTGCATCCTCGTGGACCTGGTCAGCCGCAAGCTGGGCGAATGGCGCGTACCGGAATTCTTCTCGGTCGCGACGTCCTCCGCACTCGTCACCCTCATCGCGCTGCTGTTCTGGTGGCTGCACGTGCCGATCTCGCCGGCCCTCGTGGTGGTGGGTGGCATCCTCCTGCTCCTGCCCACGGGCCGGCTCGTCTCGGCGACCCAGGATGCCATCAACGGATTCCCCGTCACCGCCGCGGGCCGGTTCCTCTCCGCGGTCCTCGTCTTCGCCGCCCTCGTGGCGGGCATCGCCGTCGCCCTGGTGGCCGGAGCAGCGCTCGGCATCCCCGAGCTGGAGGTCCTCGAGTCCTCGGGCAGCCGGTATCCGTGGCCGGTGGTCGCCGTGCTCACCTTCGTGGCCGTGGCCATGATCTGCGTCGCTGAGCAGACCGACGTGAAGCTCGTGATCCCGACGTCCCTCGTGGCCGTCGCGGGATACCTCCTGATGATCAGCGCGATGACTGCGGGCGTCGGCTACCGGCTCGCGCCGGCCCTGGCCGCGATCCTGATCGGTGCGCTGTCGCGCGTCGTGGCACTCCGGCTCGGTGCTCCGCAGCTGGTCGTCGCGGTCCCGGCAGTCCTGTTCCTGTATCCGGGACTGACCATCTTCCGCTCCATGTACATGCTCACCATCGACTCCGAGGTGGCGAGCGACGGCGCGTTCGGCCTCTTCAACGCCCTGACGATCGTGCTGGCGGTCGCCGCGGGGGTCGTTCTCGGGGACAACCTCGCCAGGCCCTTCACGCGGAAGCTGAGCTCCAACGAGCGCCAGCGGAACCGGCGGCGGTAG
- a CDS encoding uracil-DNA glycosylase, translated as MTHDDGALFDLPDTPPASSTTKARGARKGAGTTAPSPNASAFPFAAPADVGDLLPADWAEALKPVEPVLHQLAESLGSDLDKGRQVLPEAHHILRAFTTPLARVRVVIVGQDPYPTAGHAVGLSFAVDPATRPIPRSLVNIYRELASDTGSAPPATGDLSGWAEQGVLLLNRVLTVRAGETASHRGIGWELVTDAAIGALVARGGPLVAILWGKDALRLKPLLGATPTVESVHPSPLSASRGFFGSRPFTRANELLAQQGADPIDWSHTAADTSGA; from the coding sequence ATGACCCACGATGACGGCGCACTCTTCGATCTTCCCGACACGCCTCCCGCGAGCAGTACGACGAAGGCCCGCGGAGCCCGGAAGGGAGCCGGGACCACGGCTCCCTCACCCAACGCCTCGGCCTTCCCGTTCGCGGCACCGGCCGACGTCGGCGACCTCCTCCCCGCCGACTGGGCCGAGGCCCTGAAGCCTGTCGAACCGGTCCTCCACCAGCTCGCCGAGTCCCTCGGGTCCGATCTCGACAAGGGGCGGCAGGTACTGCCCGAGGCTCACCACATCCTCCGTGCCTTCACCACTCCGCTGGCCCGCGTGCGCGTCGTCATCGTGGGCCAGGACCCGTACCCGACGGCGGGCCACGCCGTCGGGCTGAGCTTCGCCGTCGACCCTGCGACCCGCCCCATCCCGCGAAGCCTGGTGAACATCTACCGTGAGCTGGCCTCCGACACCGGCTCCGCGCCGCCCGCGACGGGCGATCTGTCCGGCTGGGCGGAGCAGGGCGTCCTGCTCCTCAACCGGGTGCTCACGGTGCGCGCCGGCGAGACCGCCTCGCACCGCGGGATCGGGTGGGAACTGGTGACGGACGCGGCCATCGGCGCACTCGTGGCCAGGGGCGGCCCGCTCGTGGCCATCCTCTGGGGCAAGGACGCCCTGCGCCTCAAGCCGCTGCTCGGCGCGACGCCCACCGTCGAGTCCGTGCACCCGAGCCCGCTCTCCGCCTCCCGCGGATTCTTCGGCTCACGACCGTTCACCCGCGCGAACGAGCTCCTGGCGCAGCAGGGAGCCGACCCGATCGACTGGTCGCACACGGCGGCGGACACCTCCGGCGCCTGA
- a CDS encoding DUF3263 domain-containing protein, which produces MVEPQSHPEHPASGQDPKPALGDREQRMLALEREWWKYSGAKEQAIRDLFNMSATHYYQVLNALIDTEAALAHDPMLVKRLRRLRSTRQKARSARRLGADI; this is translated from the coding sequence ATGGTGGAGCCACAGAGCCACCCGGAACACCCGGCCTCCGGGCAGGATCCGAAGCCGGCCCTGGGGGACCGTGAACAGCGCATGCTCGCCCTCGAGCGCGAGTGGTGGAAGTACTCCGGTGCGAAGGAGCAGGCCATCCGCGACCTGTTCAACATGTCGGCCACGCACTACTACCAGGTGCTCAACGCCCTGATCGACACCGAGGCAGCCCTCGCCCACGACCCCATGCTCGTGAAGCGGCTGAGGCGCCTGCGATCCACCCGCCAGAAGGCACGCTCCGCCCGACGCCTCGGCGCGGACATCTGA
- a CDS encoding LytR C-terminal domain-containing protein, which produces MTDHPRDEFDKVPEASARQGVHRERLIPARSSGLGLKITVGVLALLIGLGAYFLLPRLGFTGGGDGAAAVLPSSAPSASATQDDASSDEPSASTGATAADDGDATDEPDADATTGADEADLDLAQTVNVLNGTGSPGLASVASARLAAEGWVSALPGNWAGAPLDTSVVFYNGEEQRAAAEAVAADLGITDLADSPGISPYISVVLGPEFQ; this is translated from the coding sequence ATGACTGATCACCCACGGGACGAGTTCGACAAGGTCCCGGAGGCTTCCGCGCGCCAGGGCGTCCACCGGGAGCGGCTCATCCCGGCACGTTCGAGTGGGCTGGGCCTCAAGATCACGGTGGGGGTGCTCGCTCTCCTGATCGGCCTCGGCGCCTACTTCCTCCTCCCCAGGCTGGGCTTCACCGGTGGGGGCGACGGCGCTGCAGCCGTGCTGCCCAGCAGCGCACCCAGCGCGTCGGCCACCCAGGACGATGCGTCGTCCGACGAGCCGTCGGCCTCGACCGGAGCCACCGCCGCGGATGACGGCGACGCGACCGACGAACCGGATGCGGACGCGACGACGGGTGCTGACGAGGCCGACCTCGATCTCGCCCAGACGGTCAACGTCCTCAACGGCACCGGTTCTCCCGGACTGGCGTCGGTGGCCTCGGCGCGTCTGGCCGCCGAGGGCTGGGTGTCGGCGCTGCCGGGGAACTGGGCCGGCGCACCGCTGGACACCTCCGTGGTCTTCTACAACGGGGAGGAGCAGCGGGCGGCCGCCGAGGCGGTGGCGGCGGACCTCGGCATCACCGACCTCGCCGACAGCCCCGGGATCTCGCCGTACATCTCCGTGGTGCTCGGCCCGGAGTTCCAGTAG
- a CDS encoding TM2 domain-containing protein translates to MPTQSPYPQDQNPQGGYGQSPYGQAPGAQSPPTQGGYPQGPYNQGGYPQGGYNQGGYPQGQYGRPYAPQKSRVVAGVLGILLGSLGIHRFYLGYTTIGIVLVLLSTVGVFLTFGLSAIAAGIWGLIEGILILVGSDQFRTDARGVPLKD, encoded by the coding sequence ATGCCTACCCAGAGCCCCTACCCGCAGGACCAGAACCCTCAGGGCGGCTACGGCCAGAGCCCGTACGGGCAGGCGCCCGGCGCACAGTCCCCTCCGACCCAGGGCGGCTACCCGCAGGGTCCGTACAACCAGGGCGGTTACCCGCAGGGCGGCTACAACCAAGGCGGTTACCCGCAGGGTCAGTACGGCCGGCCGTACGCGCCCCAGAAGTCCCGCGTGGTCGCCGGAGTCCTCGGGATCCTGCTCGGGTCCCTCGGTATCCACAGGTTCTACCTCGGCTACACCACGATCGGTATCGTCCTGGTCCTCCTGTCCACCGTCGGAGTGTTCCTGACGTTCGGGCTCAGTGCCATCGCGGCCGGTATCTGGGGACTCATCGAGGGCATCCTGATCCTCGTCGGATCCGACCAGTTCAGGACGGACGCTCGCGGCGTGCCGCTGAAGGACTGA
- the groL gene encoding chaperonin GroEL (60 kDa chaperone family; promotes refolding of misfolded polypeptides especially under stressful conditions; forms two stacked rings of heptamers to form a barrel-shaped 14mer; ends can be capped by GroES; misfolded proteins enter the barrel where they are refolded when GroES binds): protein MAKIISFDEEARRGLERGLNILADAVKVTLGPRGRNVVLEKKWGAPTITNDGVSIAKEIELDDPFEKIGAELVKEVAKKTDDVAGDGTTTATVLAQALVKEGLRNVAAGADPLSLKRGIEKAVKAVTDELLASAKEIETKEQIAATASISAGDTQIGDLIAEALDKVGKEGVITVEESNTFGLELELTEGMRFDKGYISGYFVTDAERQETVLEDPYILIVNSKISNVKDLVAVLEKVMQSGKPLLIIAEDVEGEALATLVVNKIRGTFKSVAVKAPGFGDRRKAQLADIAILTGGQVIAEEVGLKLETATLDLLGTARKVVVTKDETTIVEGAGDADAIAGRVAQIRAEIENSDSDYDREKLQERLAKLAGGVAVIKAGAATEVELKERKHRIEDAVRNAKAAVEEGIVAGGGVALIQAGAKAFANLELSGDEATGANIVRVAIDAPLKQIAFNAGLEPGVVVDKVRGLPAGHGLNAATGEYEDLLAAGVNDPVKVTRSALQNAASIAGLFLTTEAVVADKPEKAAPAGGGDDMGGMGGMGGF from the coding sequence ATGGCCAAGATCATTTCTTTTGATGAAGAGGCCCGCCGCGGCCTCGAGCGAGGGCTCAACATCCTCGCTGATGCCGTCAAGGTGACGCTCGGCCCCCGTGGTCGCAACGTCGTGCTCGAGAAGAAGTGGGGCGCCCCCACCATCACGAACGATGGCGTGTCCATCGCCAAGGAGATCGAACTCGACGATCCGTTCGAGAAGATTGGTGCCGAGCTCGTCAAGGAGGTCGCCAAGAAGACCGACGACGTCGCAGGCGACGGCACCACCACCGCCACCGTGCTCGCCCAGGCCCTCGTCAAGGAAGGCCTGCGCAACGTCGCTGCCGGAGCTGACCCGCTGAGCCTGAAGCGCGGCATCGAGAAGGCTGTCAAGGCCGTCACCGACGAGCTGCTCGCCTCCGCCAAGGAGATCGAGACCAAGGAGCAGATCGCTGCCACGGCATCGATCTCCGCCGGTGACACGCAGATCGGTGACCTGATCGCCGAAGCCCTCGACAAGGTGGGCAAGGAAGGCGTCATCACCGTCGAGGAGTCGAACACGTTCGGCCTCGAACTGGAACTCACCGAGGGTATGCGCTTCGACAAGGGCTACATCTCGGGCTACTTCGTCACCGACGCCGAGCGCCAGGAGACGGTGCTCGAGGATCCCTACATCCTGATCGTCAACTCGAAGATCAGCAACGTCAAGGATCTCGTCGCCGTTCTCGAGAAGGTCATGCAGTCCGGCAAGCCGCTGCTGATCATCGCCGAGGATGTCGAGGGCGAAGCCCTCGCGACCCTCGTGGTCAACAAGATCCGCGGCACCTTCAAGTCCGTCGCCGTCAAGGCTCCGGGCTTCGGTGACCGCCGCAAGGCACAGCTCGCCGACATCGCCATCCTCACCGGTGGCCAGGTCATCGCCGAGGAAGTCGGCCTCAAGCTCGAGACCGCTACCCTCGACCTGCTCGGCACCGCGCGCAAGGTCGTCGTGACCAAGGACGAGACCACCATCGTCGAGGGAGCCGGCGACGCCGACGCCATCGCCGGTCGCGTGGCCCAGATCCGCGCCGAGATCGAGAACTCCGATTCCGACTACGACCGCGAGAAGCTGCAGGAGCGCCTGGCCAAGCTGGCCGGCGGTGTCGCAGTCATCAAGGCCGGCGCAGCCACGGAGGTCGAGCTTAAGGAGCGCAAGCACCGCATCGAGGACGCCGTCCGCAACGCGAAGGCAGCCGTCGAGGAAGGCATCGTCGCCGGTGGTGGCGTAGCCCTCATCCAGGCCGGCGCCAAGGCGTTCGCCAACCTCGAGCTCTCGGGCGACGAGGCGACGGGCGCGAACATCGTCCGTGTCGCCATCGATGCTCCGCTGAAGCAGATCGCCTTCAACGCCGGCCTCGAGCCGGGCGTCGTCGTCGACAAGGTCCGCGGCCTGCCCGCCGGCCACGGCCTCAACGCGGCCACCGGCGAGTACGAGGACCTCCTCGCCGCCGGCGTCAACGACCCCGTGAAGGTGACCCGCTCGGCACTGCAGAACGCGGCGTCGATCGCAGGCCTGTTCCTCACCACCGAGGCCGTCGTGGCCGACAAGCCGGAGAAGGCAGCTCCTGCCGGCGGTGGCGACGACATGGGCGGCATGGGCGGCATGGGCGGCTTCTAG
- a CDS encoding WXG100 family type VII secretion target — protein sequence MAFFNVDTDSLAAKSSQVQATITRLRAEVDSMQAGLRELEGLWTGQAANNFQQLILQWRATQQQVEESLTGINEALTIATQQYAEAELSNARMFMS from the coding sequence ATGGCATTCTTCAACGTAGACACCGACAGCCTGGCCGCGAAGAGCAGCCAGGTGCAGGCCACCATCACGAGGCTGCGCGCGGAGGTCGACTCGATGCAGGCCGGGCTGCGTGAACTCGAAGGACTCTGGACCGGCCAGGCCGCGAACAATTTCCAGCAGCTGATCCTGCAGTGGCGGGCGACCCAGCAGCAGGTCGAGGAATCCCTGACCGGCATCAACGAAGCCCTCACCATCGCCACCCAGCAGTACGCCGAGGCCGAGCTGAGCAATGCCCGCATGTTCATGAGCTGA
- a CDS encoding sensor histidine kinase yields MGQLVEDLLTLARIDEQRPLDMKPVDLMVLGHDAAFDARATAPDRTITVIGLDGGHPRSAPTRGDEARLRQVVANLMTNALRYTPEGSPIELAVGVAPVLHGHSDAILEVRDHGPGISEDDAAKVFERFYRADTSRHRETGGTGLGLAIVAALVAQHDGSVRLEETPGGGATLSIRLPHVPAEDQADDVDHADEAEAEDDQEHAYSNGISPPQAPSTKPVVHKQREGR; encoded by the coding sequence ATGGGCCAGCTGGTCGAGGACCTCCTGACCCTCGCGAGGATCGACGAGCAGCGCCCCCTCGACATGAAGCCGGTGGACCTCATGGTGCTCGGCCACGACGCCGCCTTCGACGCACGGGCCACGGCACCGGACCGGACCATCACCGTGATCGGGCTCGACGGCGGTCACCCGCGCTCCGCACCGACCCGGGGCGATGAGGCCCGCCTGCGCCAGGTGGTCGCGAACCTGATGACCAATGCGCTCCGCTATACCCCGGAGGGCTCGCCGATCGAGCTCGCGGTCGGCGTCGCACCCGTACTGCACGGTCACAGCGATGCCATCCTCGAGGTCCGCGACCACGGCCCCGGGATCTCCGAGGACGACGCCGCGAAGGTCTTCGAGCGCTTCTACCGTGCCGACACCTCACGGCACCGCGAGACGGGCGGCACGGGGCTCGGCCTCGCGATCGTGGCCGCGCTGGTCGCCCAGCACGACGGCTCCGTGCGGCTGGAGGAGACTCCGGGCGGCGGCGCCACGCTGTCGATACGGCTGCCGCACGTGCCGGCCGAGGACCAGGCCGACGACGTCGACCACGCCGATGAGGCTGAGGCTGAGGACGATCAGGAGCACGCCTACTCGAACGGCATCTCCCCTCCACAGGCACCCTCGACGAAGCCCGTTGTCCACAAGCAGCGCGAGGGCCGCTGA
- a CDS encoding HAMP domain-containing protein produces MIKRWTAASLRSQLVAIIMLLMIVTVGITGLATVSLLRDGLIDRVDADLQSNARAVAAEIYTAEPQADGAVLRYYAAVLDGNGNKLVANQSDDAEDIPDLGGITQERIIDLDGSGFDVASTDADSEGWRVRIFRFANTEGYLAIGSRLNTVNESLQEATEIIFTSGLITTVLASLIAFVAVTRQFAPLARVERTAAAIAAGDLSRRVAVERPSTEIGRLSRSLNAMLAHIERAFAARTTSETKMRRFVADASHELRTPLVTIRGYSELYRHGALQKEEDVAAAMGGGSRARPCAWASWSRTS; encoded by the coding sequence TTGATCAAGCGCTGGACCGCGGCGTCGCTCCGCTCGCAGCTCGTTGCGATCATCATGCTCCTGATGATCGTCACGGTGGGTATCACCGGCCTCGCGACGGTGTCCCTCCTGCGCGACGGACTGATCGACCGCGTGGACGCCGATCTCCAGAGCAACGCCCGGGCCGTCGCGGCCGAGATCTACACCGCCGAACCGCAGGCGGACGGCGCCGTGCTGCGGTACTACGCCGCCGTGCTGGACGGGAACGGCAACAAGCTGGTGGCGAACCAGTCCGATGATGCCGAGGACATCCCGGACCTCGGCGGCATCACCCAGGAACGCATCATCGACCTCGATGGCAGCGGCTTCGACGTGGCCAGCACGGACGCGGACAGTGAGGGCTGGCGGGTGCGGATCTTCAGGTTCGCCAACACCGAGGGCTATCTCGCGATCGGTTCCCGCCTCAACACCGTCAACGAATCGTTGCAGGAGGCCACCGAGATCATCTTCACCTCGGGCCTGATCACCACGGTGCTGGCCTCACTCATCGCGTTCGTCGCCGTCACCCGGCAGTTCGCCCCCCTCGCACGGGTGGAACGCACCGCAGCGGCCATCGCCGCCGGCGATCTCTCCCGTCGTGTCGCCGTCGAACGCCCCTCCACGGAGATCGGGCGTCTCTCGCGGTCCCTCAACGCGATGCTCGCGCACATCGAACGGGCGTTCGCCGCCCGGACGACGTCGGAGACCAAGATGCGTCGCTTCGTCGCGGACGCCTCCCACGAACTGCGCACACCGCTCGTCACCATCCGCGGCTACTCCGAGCTCTACCGGCACGGTGCCCTGCAGAAGGAGGAGGACGTCGCGGCTGCGATGGGGGGCGGATCGAGAGCGAGGCCGTGCGCATGGGCCAGCTGGTCGAGGACCTCCTGA